A single window of Nicotiana sylvestris chromosome 3, ASM39365v2, whole genome shotgun sequence DNA harbors:
- the LOC138887941 gene encoding uncharacterized protein, whose protein sequence is MLGLSTDLVVHKLPTDPAFPHVKQKLRKFNTDMSVKIKEEITKQLVVKVIRVTQYTTCYHQILMDEEDAEKIAFTMPWRTYYYRLLKKNTAIKWTDECQEAFDKIKRYLSTLPVLVPPEPGRHLILYLTVLYNSFVCVLGQHDITSKKEQAIYYLSKKFTPYEVKYTLLERTYCSLTWVVQKLKHYLSSYTTYLISHMDPLKYIFQKPILIGRLVKWQILLTEFDINYVTQTMMKAQALADHLAKNPVDEEYESLKTYFTDEEVMCVDEVDHNEKPGWKLFFDGAANMKGVEIRVVLIFEIGHHYPVTSQLRFYCTNNMDKYEACILGLRFRENGRLGRSSYRIDNVYMIFVNDSIPNQHDYCIVVEEELDGEPWFHDIKVYADLIHSPPSELHTISAPWPFVAWGVDVIGPIEPVEAVTFKSMTKKAVLDFVHSNIICRFGIPKVIITDNAANLNSHLMKEVCQQFKIMHRNSTPNRPKAKGAIEAANKNIKKILRKMVQGSRQWHEKLPFALLGYRTKAEIDDDERVKTRMEKLSLIDERRLAAVCHGQLY, encoded by the exons atgctgggtttgagcactgatttggtagttcataaattgccaactgatccTGCATTTCCTcatgtcaagcaaaagctaagaaAGTTCAatactgacatgagtgtgaagattaaagaagaaatcacaaagcaacTTGTGgtaaaagtcattcgggtcactcaatataccacttg ctATCACCAAAtcctgatggatgaggaagatgcagaaaaaatAGCGTTCACCATGCCATGGAGGACATATTACTATCGG TTGTTGAAAAAGAACACTGCAATTAagtggaccgatgagtgtcaggaagcatttgataagatcaagagGTACCTGTCAACCCtacctgtgctggttccgccgGAGCCTGGGAGACATTTGATTCTCTATTTGACGGTCCTATATAATTCTTTTGTttgtgtgttgggtcaacacgataTCACGAGCAAgaaagagcaagccatttattatctcagcaagaagtttactccttatgaggttaagtatactcttCTTGAAAGGACATATTGTTCCTTGACTTGGGTGgtacaaaagttgaagcattatctgtcatcctacactacttacctcatttctcatatggatcctctaaagtatatctttcagaagcctattcTCATAGGAAGACTTGTGAAGTGGCAGATTTTACTGACAGAGTTTGACATCAACTATGTAACTCAGACCATGATGAAAGCCCAAGCCCTGGCCGACCACTTGGCTAAGAAtccggtggatgaagaatatgagtcactgaagacttattttactgatgaagaagtgatgtgTGTTGatgaggttgatcataatgaaaagccaggttggaaactcttctttgatggagctgccaACATGAAGGGTGTCGAAATACGAGTTGTGCTCATttttgaaatagggcatcactaccctgtaaCATCTcagcttcgattttattgcaccaataacaTGGAtaagtacgaagcatgcattctgggtttgag ATttagggagaatgggagactcgggagaagctcataccgtatcgacaatgtctacatgatctttgtcaatgattcAA TTCCTAATCAGCATGACTATTGTATTGtggttgaagaagaacttgatggtgaaccttggttccatgatattaaG gtgtatgctgatttgattcattctccgccatctgagtTGCACACAATAtctgcaccttggccttttgttgcttggggcgtggatgtcatcggaccaattgagccg gtcgaagctgtaactttcaagtccatgaccaagaaggcagtgttagattttgttcattcaaatatcatctgccGGTTTGGAATTCctaaggtaatcatcacagacaatgctgctaatctcaacagtcatttgatgaaagaggtatgccaacagttcaagattatgcATCGAAATTCCACTCCAAATCGTCCCAAGGCAAAGGGAGCTATTGAGGccgctaacaagaacataaagaagatacttcgtaagatggtgcaaggttctaggcaatggcatgaaaagttaccttTTGCTTTACTAGGGTATCGTACTA aagctgaaattgatgatgatgagcgAGTTAAAACCCGAATGGAGAAGTTGAGTCTGATTGATGAGagaagattggcagcagtatgtcatggtcaattgtattag